One window of the Triticum dicoccoides isolate Atlit2015 ecotype Zavitan chromosome 3B, WEW_v2.0, whole genome shotgun sequence genome contains the following:
- the LOC119278598 gene encoding glucan endo-1,3-beta-glucosidase GI-like — protein sequence MTIGVCYGVVANNLPPANDVVQLYKSKGLTGMRIYFTDAKALSALRGSGIALILHVGGTDVLANLAANASNAANWVWDNVRPYYPAVNIKDITAGNEVLGSDTWNIVPAMRNLNSALAGVGLGAIKVSTPIRFDAVTNTFPPSNGVFAQAYMTDVARLLASTVAPLLAINLLDNRLVWVAQPLVPAGH from the coding sequence ATGACGATCGGCGTCTGCTACGGCGTGGTGGCCAACAACCTCCCGCCGGCGAACGACGTGGTGCAGCTCTACAAGTCTAAGGGCCTCACCGGCATGCGCATCTACTTCACCGACGCCAAGGCCCTCTCTGCGCTCCGCGGCTCCGGCATCGCCCTCATCCTCCACGTCGGCGGCACCGACGTGCTGGCCAACCTCGCCGCCAACGCCTCCAACGCGGCGAACTGGGTCTGGGACAATGTGCGGCCCTACTACCCGGCGGTCAACATCAAGGACATCACCGCCGGCAACGAGGTCCTGGGCAGCGACACGTGGAACATCGTCCCGGCCATGCGGAACCTCAACTCGGCCCTTGCCGGCGTAGGCCTCGGCGCCATCAAGGTGTCCACCCCGATCCGGTTTGACGCGGTGACCAACACCTTCCCGCCCTCCAACGGCGTGTTCGCGCAGGCCTACATGACAGACGTGGCCCGGCTCCTCGCGAGCACCGTTGCGCCGCTGCTGGCCATTAACCTCCTAGACAACCGCttggtctgggttgcacaaccgcttgtcccagctggacattaa